A genomic region of Homalodisca vitripennis isolate AUS2020 chromosome 5, UT_GWSS_2.1, whole genome shotgun sequence contains the following coding sequences:
- the LOC124362915 gene encoding uncharacterized protein LOC124362915 has protein sequence MALRGRRLVELALAENEVSPEVRQSMDREFGIVNIDNNSTTNLNEHTYFVSPKPTTNIENNTSNTVKTKLCQIVNYKELSDSDSPLFSDSDEYNYAPSSDFGEVSSSDEEPKKKRRSKKINKVSLLKHVAVQKVTNYEKQQQIGQEPESSTEKETVVFEQILTGDTQLNTNKDSVVENREGEENRNEARGQEIRGIKQKRKRSRKGLSNPQQWQRQVNKEKRMRGESYKGLKKNNGKFTLSVDKEGRKMKCRCTCKWSSKNTNSLSCSSLQEEDREKNFKYFWKVLNDWSGRKAYISSLIERKKITKRRKTSILTDSTKRNVTYKYHLIKDNMRINVCKKFYTHWMWVKEVFSHGFVNCHMIILS, from the coding sequence ATGGCTCTCAGAGGCAGGCGCTTAGTTGAACTGGCGTTGGCAGAAAATGAGGTCTCACCAGAGGTTCGACAATCCATGGACCGTGAGTTTGGTATTGTGAACATCGACAACAACAGTACAACAAACCTTAATGAGCATACTTATTTTGTAAGTCCTAAGCCTACtaccaatattgaaaataacacttcaaatacagtaaaaacaaaactctGCCAAATTGTAAACTACAAAGAATTGTCAGATAGTGACAGTCCTTTATTTTCGGATTCAGATGAGTACAACTACGCTCCCAGTAGTGACTTTGGTGAGGTTTCTAGCAGTGATGAGGaaccaaaaaagaaaagaagatcgaagaaaattaataaagtaagtcTGCTGAAACACGTAGCAGTTCAGAAAGTAACAAACTATGAAAAACAACAGCAAATCGGACAAGAACCAGAAAGCAGCACAGAAAAAGAAACAGtagtttttgaacaaatattaacagGCGATACCCAACTGAATACTAATAAAGATAGTGTAGTTGAAAACAGAGAAGGAGAagaaaatagaaatgaagctcgaGGGCAAGAAATAAGAGGGATAAAACAGAAACGTAAAAGAAGTCGGAAAGGTTTATCTAATCCACAGCAATGGCAAAGACAAGTCAACAAAGAAAAGAGGATGCGGGGAGAAAGTTACAAgggcttaaaaaaaaataatggaaagtttACATTGAGTGTTGACAAGGAAGGTAGGAAAATGAAATGTCGCTGTACGTGTAAGTGGAGTAGTAAGAATACCAACTCTTTGTCATGTTCAAGTCTGCAGGAGGAAGACAgagagaaaaactttaaatatttttggaaagttttaaatgattgGTCTGGTAGAAAAGCCTACATCTCCTCTTtgatagaaagaaagaaaattactaaaagacGTAAAACATCTATTCTGACTGACTCAACTAAAAGAAATGTAACATACAAATATCATCTAATCAAAGACAACATGCGTATTAATGTTTGCaagaaattttacacacattggATGTGGGTGAAAGAAGTGTTCAGTCATGGCTTCGTGAACTGTCACATGATAATACTGAGTTAG